TTGGCATAGCCCTTCGGCACGGGCGATCGCTTGTCATCGCCACAAAGGCGTCAACGATGGCGATGATGCGGGCAAGAAGGGGTATCTCCTCTCCCTTGAGTCCCCGGGGGTAGCCGGTTCCATCGAAGCGCTCGTGGTGTGCAAGGATTCCTTCAGCTACCGGGAGGAGCTCCGGAAGAACCTGGGCAATACGGTATCCGATTTCGGGGTGTTTGCGGATCTCCTCCCATTCCTCCTCGGTGAGGAACCCTGCCTTGGCGAGAATGGCCCGGGGAATGGCGAGCTTCCCAAGGTCATGGAGTCGGACAAGGAGATCCAAGGCGTCAAGCTCTGGAACCGAGAGGCCAAGGGTTTCTCCCATCCTTCGGGCAAGAGAACGCATCCGCTCATGGTGCGTTTCCATTTCTCCGGGAATTTCCCGAAGGGATTGCTCAAGGGCAAGAATGAGTGTCGCCCGGGAGCTCTGTTTCTCGGCAAGTTTGTTCCGGTACATGCGGTTTTCTGCTTCGCTGAGGATGGTACCGATGTCCTCATCTTCTCTCTCCTTGGTTGCAAGGCCCAGGGCTATGCTCACGGGGAGGAATCCCTCCTCTCTTTTGAACTCTTCCGTGCAGAGCTTTCGGATTCGCTCAAGAACACCTTGGGCGGCAGCGAAGGGGGTTTGGGGAAGGAGGATGACGAACTCGTCCCCGCCCCAGCGGGCGACGATATCCTCCTTCCGGCAGGAACGGGAGAGAATGGTTGCCACCTTTTTGAGAAGCTCGTCTCCTTTGTGGTGTCCGAAGGCGTCGTTCACGAGTTTGAGATTGTTCGCATCAGCCATGATAACGCTTAAGGGGAGTTGCCTTGGAACATCGAGCCGCTTGAGGGCGTCATCGAAGAAGAGTCGATTGTAGAGGCCGGTGAGCGGGTCATGGAAAGTAAGATAGAGGATGCGTTCTTCGGATTTCTTCTTGGCGGTGATGTTTGAGGAAATCGTAACCACCCGGAACACTCGGCCTTCCTCATTGAGGATTGGATACGCCCTCTGGTGCCAGATGTTCCCGTCATGGGATACAACCTCTGCTTCCTCGGGTTTTCCGCTTGCAAAGGCCAAAACGGTAGCGCACCCTGGACAGGGGCTGCCACGCTTTTCGAAGACCTCAAAGCAGTACCGTCCAACGATTTCTTCTGGTTTGTAGCCGAAATTCCGGAATACCGCCTTATTGGCCCAAACGATTCTCGGGCCGGCTTCGTAGTAGACCACCTGGTCCTCGAGGGTATCGAGGATGAGAATCTTTTCCTTCTCTGAGACTCTCAGGGCTTCCTCTGCTCTCTTCTGTTCGGTGATATCCCGGTTGACCCCGACGATTCCTACGATTTCTCCTTTTTCGTTGCGGAGAGGAACCTTGTTCGTGGCAATCCAGATCTTTCGTCGCACTCCCAAGGAGAAATCGAAGACCTCCCGCTCATCGTTCCATATGGGTTTTCCGGTCCGAAGGAGTTCTTCCTCTTCCTCAAAGTAGTGCTTTGCAATTTCCTCAGGGTGGAGGTCGAAATCCGTTTTGCCAATCATGTCCTCAGGAGAGGAAAACCCATGGTGCCGGGCATCGGCCTCGTTCACAAAGGGGAAGCGATGATTCCTATCCTTGACGTAGATGTGGTCGGGGATGGCGTTGATAATGGTGAGGAAGAGATTCCGCTCCTCCAGGCACCTCTTGAGGTCTTCAAGGTGCCATCCTTCCCAGAGGATGACTGCTTTCCCAACGATTCTCTCTCCCTCCATGAGGGGGAGGACGAGATGCTCGACCTGGGAGAGCTTTTCCTTAAGTGCTGAAGTGTCCTTCGTGGGAAGGCCGAGGAGGGAAAAGACTTCCTCGCTTACGGCCTGAATTTCGCCTCTTTCGTTCTCAAGGATAACTCCAATACGCCTCACAGGAGAACGCTCCTTCCCACCTCTGCGAGACTCTTCCCCTGGTGAACCTCTATCCTCTCCGCCAGAGAGGAAAAAGTCTGCCACTCCACCTTTCCCGCCTCCCAGACCATGGCGTTACAGGCTCCCGCAGCAGTCCCAAAACGCAGGGCATCCCTGGGGGACCCGTGGCAGATGAGACCGTAAATGAAGCCGGCAAGGAAAGCATCTCCAGAGCCTACTGGATTCACTGTTTGCACTTTTNNNNNNNNNNTCTTCCCCAAGGTGAGTATAACACTCTCTATCCCCTGGGTAAAGAAGAAGGTGAAGAATTCTTCCCAGCCCGCAAGGTTTCTCCGGGGTTTTCCAAAGGTGATTTCAGCCTCCTCCTGGTTCATTTTTATTCCGAAAGGAGGAGAGGGGAGCTCGCGAAGAGTCCTTCCCCTCCCGTCGATTATGACCTTTTTCCCTTGGCAACGGAGGAGTGC
This sequence is a window from Candidatus Caldatribacterium sp.. Protein-coding genes within it:
- a CDS encoding diguanylate cyclase; the protein is MRRIGVILENERGEIQAVSEEVFSLLGLPTKDTSALKEKLSQVEHLVLPLMEGERIVGKAVILWEGWHLEDLKRCLEERNLFLTIINAIPDHIYVKDRNHRFPFVNEADARHHGFSSPEDMIGKTDFDLHPEEIAKHYFEEEEELLRTGKPIWNDEREVFDFSLGVRRKIWIATNKVPLRNEKGEIVGIVGVNRDITEQKRAEEALRVSEKEKILILDTLEDQVVYYEAGPRIVWANKAVFRNFGYKPEEIVGRYCFEVFEKRGSPCPGCATVLAFASGKPEEAEVVSHDGNIWHQRAYPILNEEGRVFRVVTISSNITAKKKSEERILYLTFHDPLTGLYNRLFFDDALKRLDVPRQLPLSVIMADANNLKLVNDAFGHHKGDELLKKVATILSRSCRKEDIVARWGGDEFVILLPQTPFAAAQGVLERIRKLCTEEFKREEGFLPVSIALGLATKEREDEDIGTILSEAENRMYRNKLAEKQSSRATLILALEQSLREIPGEMETHHERMRSLARRMGETLGLSVPELDALDLLVRLHDLGKLAIPRAILAKAGFLTEEEWEEIRKHPEIGYRIAQVLPELLPVAEGILAHHERFDGTGYPRGLKGEEIPLLARIIAIVDAFVAMTSDRPCRRAMPKNEAIKEITRNAGTQFDPELVQVFLKILEKDEEQPPRTQRRHP